The nucleotide window aggaagCCGGCTGAGGTTTAGGTCTCCCCCTTCtgaagctggaggagctggagctggccTCGGGGCTTTTCCTGCTAAATTCTCAAGCTGATGATCGTAGGCAAAATAATCAAGCCTGTTACTTCATCTAtaacaagaaatacaaaaagcatAATTAAGATAAGAAGAATGCAAGTTATCACCTAAAGAATGTTTCTTGAAGTTGATGAGGTATGGCTGCCAAGTCAAATGCACAGTAGGACTGTGGAAGGAAGACTTCCATGTTCTTTCTGACTTCTACAGGTGGGTTCGTCATAATAGGCGCTGCACTGCCAAAAAATGGATACGAGTACCtaatagaaataataacaaaaataatcaagtaataatttaataaagaCATGCTTTTCTCTTATACTTTCTCCATCAATAAAACCAGTTTAGACACCTTTCACTGAAGTACAAATCATAGTAAAGTTAACAGAATTTGCACACAAGTCCTACAATGGAATTTAGGTCTCAAATATTCTTATTTCCATTTGCTTCAGCACTGCTCCAGTTTCATCTACATTTGCTGTTTTTTGCAAAAGCTTTAATGACCTGTTAAGTTCACAGGCCTACAGTTTTTAATTCCCAGAGTTTAATTCACTAAAAGGAAAGTTGAATCATTTTACCAATATGATTTACAATGTGGTCTGACACTATTCTACCAGCACAGTTCAGTGTATGACAAACTACAATAAAGGAGAGCCTAAAAACCTCTTGAACTCTGCTGTGATCAAATTGATGATGCCAGCTGTAGGCTAAGTTAAATAATATAAATGCTACATCAAATGCTACCACTTACAAAATTTCATACGCAAACTATTTATGCAGAACTGCTTAAAGAGCCTGTTGGGacctgaatgaaaaaaagctccaaataaacagtgaaaatgcattttttttttttttacctacaaCTTTCCTTCACATTTATGCGTTTGAATGTTTCTCCTGTTCAGTTTCTTGCTATATTCATTACTGACTGTAAAAGTTGATATtcataaaacagcaaaacccaTTTGTTGTCACTGTTCTGAAACAATCAATTCACTGTTTGAATGTTATGTGAAAAAGCTTCCGTGTGACAAAATTCCATCCAACATTGCTTTCCACATACTATTTAACCATATAGCCTATACAGAAAACCATTAATGGTGCAAACTCTGCTAGTGGTGCTACAAAACATTGAATCCCTCCACCCAAACTCTACCTTTTTACCCTAGTTTAGAGCTAAAAGTTCAAGAACCATGAACATGAACAGAATGCCCAGTGACTACTTCAAACTGTATTGAACTTAACTGTGTCAGAACAACAATGCGAAGCAAAATGTGGATGCACCTCCACGCCACAAATATTCAACACTCTCTAACCAAAACGCCGCTTAAAGATACACTTCATCGCATGCACCAAAATGGTCCTAGTGGAAACTAGAAGGCAAACTAAAAACTGCTCTGTTAATCCAGTGGTTCATATACCATCAATAACTAAAATTCCACAagtacagatttattttttaaaaaacaaaaaaaatcacccctGTAGCTACAAATTCCTGATCCTAAACTAAAAGGaaaacctaaacaaaaaaacttgATAAAACAAAGTTTGTCTCTTCACTGGCAACATTAAGCAGACCCCAACCTGCATATAGACACTGGTTTCAATACTCTTTAATTGATCGCTCACATTttagttattattattattattactatttagTTCTTAAAACCTGAACAAAACAACTTGATAAAACAAAGTTTCTCTTCACTGGCAATGTTAAACAAACCCCAACCTGCAAATAGACACAGTTTCAATAACTTTTAGTTGATCGTTCACATTTTAGTTCTCATTCTGTCAACTCAGCATTCACTTCCCAGCTAACATCTGCTCATTCTTCAAAACCGTGGCCATACTTTCATGATGACATCAGTAACAAACTAATCCCCAAGCAATTGTTCCAAACTAGCACTGGCAGTTTTCTACTTTTGCTTCAGGCAGAAGCCTTCCATATGCAAAGAGCTTGTCTTTTTTATAACTCCACAAATTCAAAGTAACAGAAGATGCTACGCCTCCCTGCTACTTGCCGTTTGTACCAGACTATTCAAAGCCCCTGATGCTACCTCTCAGAATGATAATGCATCTACTACACTAATTCTTCAATTCAAGACTAGAATATGCTTCCTTTAGATTTACTGTCACACACAAAGTGAACTGTCTCTTACAAAAACACTACAAGGAGATATTGGTGGAGACATGGAAAGCTACAGAAACCACTCCTTTCATCATTGGGAAAGGCGGCCAGAAAGTAAGGAAAcaagtccttctccttttcctccactgaCTGAAGTGCAGGCGAATTgttatataatttctttaacGATGGAACGCTTAGAAGTTTAGCGATGAGCCATTGCAAAGTATTTCACTACTGAAAATTAGCTACCGAAAGGTAAAGGCCATCACACAGCATGCTGCTAACAATCAAATTATGAAGGTACTATACTGAAAAGATAGATACAGCTATTACCAAGAATAAGatctacaaaaataaattgtacCTTAAAATGCCATTTATTGGAAACCCAACTTCCAGACCACGTATACTTCGAAGGTctattgaaaagcaaaaatggtGAGAGGTTGCTGGAATGACAATTTTCTGTGCTGACACAGGCTCAGGAGAATTGGAAGCAACCATACGGTTGAGATGAGATGCAGCTACTGGACCATGACCATTAtcagctgaaaacacagaagaaaatttgtgCATATTTATAATGATTTGTTCAGctcaaaataacaaaatatattaaagataGGTCTACACtttaaaagcaagtaaaaataaGTTGCTTCCCCAGGAGATTTCAATTCTTTGTAATATAAGCTTATACAAGTTAAAACGGCCACTCTCTTTGCAAGTTACTgcttccaaaggaaaaacaccaaaaaaaaaagatactttaaatcttttttaaaaaatctaatagtttccctttctttttaatcttcaaagTTATGTAAGTTTATGTCACTGAAAAAAGTTTAGACTAAGATCCAAGACATTAAATTCTTCAGAAGGTAAGACTTCAGTTTCAACAATTTACATAATTGTTCCAAGCCAACTAACTAAAATGCTCTAGCTAAGTCTGTGAAGCCCATCTGCTTACACTCTTTGATTAAAACCCACCTACTGTGACATCCATTTTATAATTTAAGAAGCAAAAGCTCCAGTGAGTGCCTGTTGAATTGCGTCCAGGCTTCTCACTGTGACCCAATActgctttcaaagagaaaaaaggtcaAACAAGGTTTTCAGTCAAGGTCtccaaaaggtatttttcaaataaGCTTAGCACTGTAAGGTAGAAAAAGAGGCAAAGACACCGTCAGAGAAGCCTTTTGCAAGCTGGCTGTTCTAATCCTCTTTCTTCACAACTATCTAAAATTACtccatttttgtcatttttaaagaaatacatcaCAGCaagcatttgctttatttttctcctgcttgtttaagtattttgtttGCAATAACAGCaacaatacaaaaaataaaaatccaataaTACTTCAACACCAGGTAGTTAGCACAACGTAGGAATGAAATGATTCTCAGTGATTCACATAAAACCTCATTAGATTGCTTGATGCAATGAAATAGCTGATTAGAAGTTTAAAGCTGTCACAGACAAGTACAAAAATTGTGTACAGTCTACTGCTACAATTAACTTCAGTTGCTTCTATATTCAAATTTCCTTCAATGCACTAAATTAGATAAATTTTGCATTACTTGAATTTTGCAGATCTGACAACAGAGGTGACTTTGCTCTGGTTTGCGATTTGGAAACAGGAAGTTCTTCAGTACACTGCTTGTTAACCTCTTGGCAAGACTCAGCCACCAGCCCTGAAAGATAAATGTGAAATGGTATGTTTTACATTCTACCAAAACAAACACTTATAAAATTAGTATTAATAAAAAAGCACAATCCTGGGTTTCTTAATTGCAGATTCAAACTAGCTGCTGGattccaatattttttcttgataaagGTCTCAATCCTTGCTTATCAGTtaggattaaaagaaaatttggcTCAATTAGCAGACAAATCCTGAGACATGTACTAGGATACAGGTTTTCCTGTACAGAACTTTATTCTTTAGGATGAATTTCAAAAGAATAGTAATACAAACATCATTAGAAAGATAATCAACTATTCAGCTTCATTCATAGATCACCTCTTAAGATGATGTGTGTTCAGTAATGTTTAGCAAACTAACACTTTCTTCTGAGCTTTACTCTATCATTGTAGCACTTCCTCTCTCATTTGTTCCTCTTTGACCTCTCCCCAACCTAGCCCTCAAATCAAACCCAAGGGAAGTCTTGGAAAACAACATGTGCTACCAAGTCCCTACAAAAGGataacaaataaagaaaaaaccccaatagTGTGTTTTGTCCATGAATCTCTACAGTATGAACGTTTGTCTCCACAGTTTATGATTCACATAGTAAATTCCTTAAAGTTATTGAAAAGCACATTCCCCCACCCTTCTGTTTAATAAACGTGAATCTTGGACCATTTGATCTCTTCACTGAGCAAGTCAGTTTCTTCCTTGATATTGTACTAAGCTTCCCCATTCTCAAATTCAGGGAATTCCAGACATTTCTGGTATTCTTTCTCAAGCTGATGACTATCCACATCGCTTGTAATCTACACCACCAAATCCGTAATCTGACTCTTCCAGGTGTTTTCAACAACCATCATGTTCAAATTACAATATTTACTCTCCTCCTACTCCTTGTTTCATGTAAGTAATTCTCACTTGTCTGAAATTTATCACCACAAAAGATTAGTACACAATCCAAGACCACACGTGataacttgggaaaaaaatacactgcataccctttttcttcagttttgtgccTTTTTCAAACTTAAGACTTTCCACCTCACTTTCAgttgctttgtcttctgttgaAGAAGAGTGGTCGGCTGGAGATGATATATTCTGTGATCTCTGCTGTAGgacttctgttttttccactAATAGGTGAAAGAGCTTTCTCCTGTGGCTGTCTGGGTTCAGTTGGAGCATTTAAGGGAATCAAAGGCTGAATGAAGTGATACAGTTTTCTTAGTGATCATGGCTTGCACTGGAAAATTCTTTCTACAACAATTTTAGTTTGACATCATTTTTCTGACATAgaaaaaattaagcaataaaACAATCATTCATACAAAGCAACTTCATCATTAAGACTTTCTTCTATATTCTTAACCAtcaaatatgatttaaaataccatttttaacATAACACCATGCAACAGTGTctaaactaaaaataaacaagtaagCTATACCTGGGCATTCAAGCTCTCTCTTTGCAGAGTTACAGATACCCCAACAGTAGGAGCCATGCCCAAAGGCAACTGCGGCAGTTTCTGTTTAGCTCTATTTGGTGGAATGAGGACAAACGCTCCTTCTATTGTCACAGGGTGTTGATCAATCTCCACACTTTTCTTCAGTAATCCAGACAGGGATATTTCAGTGCTTCCAAGAGACTGGTCTCCACAGCAAAGGTGGATCTGCATACATACAAAAGTGCTAGAAAGTAACTGGCCTGTGCATttccacttgtactgagtgtGCATCATCTACTAAAGGTAgcataaataaatcaaattaaactTATCCCTAGTCTAGTCTAGGTACACTGAGAACAAATATTCTGATCACTGAGATAATAGCTACGAAATTTCAGTCTTGAGCAGGCAGGATTTGTGCAGGGCTCTGCAGCAGTGATCAGTGCAGGGCCCTTCTGAGGACCTGTCACATCATCCTTTCTAGAGGACAAATTCAGCAGTTTGAGGATTCTAAACGCTGCACAGAGACTCTTGCCCTGAATGTACAGGCATATAAAAATGCCTGACTGCaaggtaaaggaaaagaagtatttgaaaGCTTAAGCTTTGTGAATATATTTAGACACCACATAAATAGGAAGGATTTTGAAATAAGTAACTGTCTCTTAATTCCTGGTAAGAAACATTGTTCCCTTTTTCAAACCTTGACTcaactcttcctttcctccacagCTTACTACCTATACACCCAAGTAAAAGacagatcttaaaaaaaaaaaacactgcaaggCAATTCATTTTCCTCAGTGAAAGTTACTCTTTGAAACTTACATACCAACTTGCTCTTTCCCAAGTAAGAGTCACTTCAGTTCTGTTTTAGCAGATCAGAAGACTGTACTCTGATCCT belongs to Cuculus canorus isolate bCucCan1 chromosome Z, bCucCan1.pri, whole genome shotgun sequence and includes:
- the LOC128850477 gene encoding LOW QUALITY PROTEIN: centrosomal protein of 120 kDa-like (The sequence of the model RefSeq protein was modified relative to this genomic sequence to represent the inferred CDS: inserted 1 base in 1 codon; deleted 5 bases in 5 codons) yields the protein MVSRATDRLLIVVSVLEGRCFPKRPQHMLIVEAKFDGERLATDPVEHTDQPEFATELAWELDRKALHQHRLQRSTIKLQCFALDPATSAKENIGYVVLDLRSVQEKRQAPKWYPLLSNKYSKFKSEIQVGVVLETDLKAPVRALKVREAPLRETKGNICLPSEIDPISILPVLNEEEGYHQIGPAQYCRDYFVLSVTVVFATHLEQLVPSTMKLPEGRPEXFFYYSLLGNDVANEPFSDLINPNFEPERASVRIRSKADVLQAYLYTQSKLQIHLCCGDQSLGSTEISLSGLLKKSVEIDQHPVTIEGAFVLIPPNRAKQKLPQLPLGMAPTVGVSVTLQRESLNAQPLIPLNAPTEPRQPQEKALSPISGKTEVLQQRSQNISSPADHSSSTEDKATESEVESLKFEKGTKLKKKGLVAESCQEVNKQCTEELPVSKSQTRAKSPLLSDLQNSTDNGHGPVAASHLNRMVASNSPEPVSAQKIVIPATSHHFCFSIDLRSIRGLEVGFPINGILRYSYPFFGSAAPIMTNPPVEVRKNMEVFLPQSYCAFDLAAIPHQLQETFFSAIAFGSDGDRLWQ